TTCTTTTAAAGCTTCAGCCGCTTTACAAAGTGTGCCGCCGGTATCGATCATGTCATCTACGATGATACAGTCACGACCTTGTACATCACCAATGATATGCATTACCTGAGCAACGTTCGCTTGTGGGCGACGCTTATCGATAATGGCTAAGTCAGAATCATCAAGTAGTTTAGCTACGGCGCGAGCACGAACTACACCACCAATGTCTGGAGAAACCACCACTGGGTTATCAAGTTCTTTACCTAACATGTCTTCTAATAGCACTGGGCTACCAAACACGTTATCAACAGGCACATCAAAGAAACCTTGAATTTGCTCTGCGTGTAAATCACAAGTCAGTACGCGGTCAACACCAACACTTGAAAGGAAGTCTGCAACTACTTTTGCTGTAATTGGTACACGAGCACTACGTACACGACGGTCTTGACGAGCGTAACCGAAGTAAGGAATAACGGCTGTGATACGGCCAGCTGATGCACGGCGTAACGCGTCAACCATAACGATAAGTTCCATTAGGTTGTCGTTAGTCGGTGCACAAGTAGACTGAATGATGA
This window of the Shewanella goraebulensis genome carries:
- a CDS encoding ribose-phosphate pyrophosphokinase; its protein translation is MPDIKLFAGNATPKLAKKIADRLFCKLGDAVVGRFSDGEISVQINENVRGADVFIIQSTCAPTNDNLMELIVMVDALRRASAGRITAVIPYFGYARQDRRVRSARVPITAKVVADFLSSVGVDRVLTCDLHAEQIQGFFDVPVDNVFGSPVLLEDMLGKELDNPVVVSPDIGGVVRARAVAKLLDDSDLAIIDKRRPQANVAQVMHIIGDVQGRDCIIVDDMIDTGGTLCKAAEALKEHGANRVFAYATHPVFSGNAAANIAESVIDEVIVTDTVPLSPEMLKVEKVTQLTMSAVLAEAIRRVSNEESISAMFRH